From one Orcinus orca chromosome 10, mOrcOrc1.1, whole genome shotgun sequence genomic stretch:
- the LOC101276814 gene encoding LOW QUALITY PROTEIN: dehydrodolichyl diphosphate synthase complex subunit NUS1-like (The sequence of the model RefSeq protein was modified relative to this genomic sequence to represent the inferred CDS: deleted 2 bases in 1 codon), which produces MTRVYKLVWRVLHALLCLHRMLTSWLRVWSGTWNWIWWRCRRAASAAVLAPLGFTLPKLLAVAGGRNRRHHRHPRGGPTPAADHPRLRWRADGSSLEKLPVHMGLVITEEEQEPSFSDIASLVVWCMAVGVSYISFYDHQGILKRNNSRLMDEILKQQQELLGLYCSKYSPEFANSNDKDDQVLNCQSAVKVLSPEDGIVDIVRAAQDFCQLVAQQQKKCTDLDVDMLDSLLSSNGFPDPDLVLKFGPVDSTLGFLPWHIRLTEIVSLPSHLNISYEDFFSALCQYAACEQRQGK; this is translated from the exons ATGACGAGGGTGTACAAGCTGGTGTGGCGGGTGCTGCACGCTCTGCTCTGCCTGCACCGCATGCTCACCTCCTGGCTCCGTGTTTGGTCCGGCACCTGGAACTGGATCTGGTGGCGCTGCCGTCGGGCCGCCTCCGCCGCTGTCCTAGCGCCGCTCGGCTTCACGCTCCCCAAGCTCCTGGCTGTCGCAGGA GGTAGGAACCGCCGTCACCACCGGCATCCACGCGGGGGGCCGACCCCGGCCGCCGACCACCCGCGGCTACGCTGGCGCGCGGACGGCAGTTCCCTGGAGAAGCTGCCTGTGCACATGGGCCTGGTGATCACCGAGGAGGAGCAGGAGCCCAGCTTCTCGGACATCGCAAGCCTCGTGGTGTGGTGTATGGCCGTGGGCGTTTCTTACATTAGCTTCTACGACCACCAAGGTATTCTCAAAAGAAATAATTCCAGATTGatggatgaaattttaaaacaacagcaGGAACTCCTGGGCTTATATTGTTCCAAATACTCACCAGAGTTTGCAAATAGTAATGACAAAGATGATCAAGTTTTAAATTGCCAATCGGCAGTGAAGGTGCTGTCCCCAGAAGATGGAATAGTAGATATTGTGAGAGCTGCTCAAGACTTCTGCCAGTTAGTAGCTCAGCAGCAAAAGAAATGCACAGATTTGGATGTAGATATGTTAGACAGTTTACTTAGTTCAAATGGTTTCCCTGATCCTGATTTAGTATTGAAGTTTGGTCCTGTGGACAGCACACTAGGCTTTCTTCCCTGGCACATCAGGTTGACTGAGATTGTCTCTTTGCCTTCCCACCTGAACATCAGTTATGAGGactttttctctgccctttgtcAATATGCAGCCTGTGAACAGCGTCAGGGAAAGTAG